A window of Mucilaginibacter robiniae genomic DNA:
GAAGAGTACAATGAATATTATGAAGGTTTTTCAAATACGGTTTTATGGCCGGTGTTTCATTATTATGCTTCCACTTATACTACCTATAAACCTTCCAATTGGGACTACTACCGTTCGGTAAACCACAAGTTTAGAGATGTTGTGCTGGAACATGCACAACCTGGCGATACAATATGGATACATGATTACCAGCTTTTGTTGCTGCCAGCTTTAATCAGACAGCAACTGCCCGATGTGACGATTGGGTTCTTTCTACACATACCTTTTCCATCACAAGAAATGTTTAGGTTGATACCATGGCGTATGGAGCTATTAAAAGGAATGCTGGGTGCCGATCTGGTTGGATTCCATACTTTTGATGACGTAAGACACTTTTTAAGTTCTGTTTCACGGATCATGCCTATGCAAGTATCATCCAATACTATTACCTGTGATGAACGGATAGTAGTAGCAGAAGCGTACCCTATGGGAATTGATGAACAGAAATATGCCAGCTTAACGCAAGAGCCGGAAGTACAGCACCAAGCTGAGCAAATTAAGCTGGTATTTAAAGATGTTAATCTGATCTTATCTATAGATAGACTTGATTATAGCAAAGGCATATTGCACCGCTTGCAGGCATTTGAGTTATTACTAAAAGAGAATCCTGAATATGTCGGTAAAGTAGCTTTGTATATGGTTGTTGTTCCATCGCGCGATCAGGTTCCGCAGTATATGGAATTACATAACCAGATTGATAAGAAAGTCGGTAACATCAATGCGATGTACCGAACTATGGATTGGACGCCCATACATTACTATTACCGGTCGGTACCTATTGAAACCCTTTCGGCATTATACAGCACCGCTGATGTAGCTTTGGTAACACCCATGCGCGATGGCATGAACCTGGTATGTAAAGAATACGTAGCCAGCCGAACCAACAATGATGGGGTGCTTATATTAAGCGAAATGGCAGGTGCATCACGAGAATTAATTGATGCATTGATTGTTAACCCTAATAATGTTATTCAAGTACGTGATGCTATAATTCAGGCTGTTAACATGCCGCTACAAGAGCAGCAAACCCGAATGAAGCAGTTACGTCATGCGGTTAGTAAATTTAATATATCGCACTGGGTAAACTTATTTATGTCGGGCTTGTCCGAAACTAAGTTTTTACAGCGTGCTATGCAAACCCGGCATATAGCATCAGCTACCGAACAATCACTCATTAATCGTTACCATCAAACGCATAAACGACTCATATTTTTAGATTATGATGGTACGTTAGTAGATTTCAAGACTGATATAAATCAAGCCAGCCCAGACGAAGAGCTTTATAGAATTATACGCCAACTTACTGCCGATCCGGAAAACCAGTTGGTACTTATTAGTGGCCGCAAGCATGAAAATCTGGAAGAATGGTTTGGCAAGGAGAAGTTGTTCATGATTGCCGAACATGGTGCCTGGTTCAAAGCACAAGGAACATCATCATGGTATAAAATCAATGGTTTATCAACTGCTTGGAAAAAGGATATTTATCCAATACTGGAGAAATTTGTAGATCGTACGCCCGGAACATTCATTGAAGAGAAAACTTACTCGTTAGTTTGGCATTATCGTAAAGCACAACTTGGCTTAGGCGAACTTAGAGCCAGCGAGCTAATCAATACCTTAAAGCTATCATCTAACGACAAAGGCTTACAGCTTTTACCTGGAGATAAAGTGGTTGAAGTAAAAAACATGGAAATCAACAAAGGTAAAGCTGCTTTGAGCTTGCTTGATCAGGCAGAGTATGATTTCATTATGGCTTTAGGCGATGATGTAACCGATGAGGATACTTTCAAAGCCATGCCCGAAAAAGCAATTACTATTAAAGTAGGTTCAGGATCATCAGCAGCAAAATTTTATTTACGTAACCCTGATGAGGTACGGCGTTTATTAGATACGCTTTCTACGGGAGTAACAGTACTGAACGCTTAATTTTATGGCTAATGCATATATTCAGGGTTAAAAGGTTAGTGTAATGCTGGTGTAAACTATAGTTGATTTTTGCATCAGTATAGTGATGTAAAAACTAAAGTTTTAACTTAGCAAAAACCGATTTGAAAACATCAAAAAACATACTACTATGAGTTTACGATTAGGCGATGTAGCGCCAAATTTTAAAGCCAAAACATCTGAAGGCGAAATAGATTTTTATGAGTATTTAGGTGATAGCTGGGGCGTATTATTTTCTCACCCTGCTGATTATACGCCAGTTTGTACCACTGAACTGGGCCGTGTAGCTTCGCTTAAACAAGAGTTTGACAAACGTAACGTCAAAGTAATTGCATTAAGCGTTGATAGTGCAGAATCACACCAGGGCTGGATTCAGGATATTAACGAAACACAAGATGTGGAAGTAAACTTTCCGCTTATTGCAGATGAAAACCGTAAAGTTGCTGAGGCTTACGACATGATTCATCCGAATGCTTCAGCAACAGTAACCGTACGTTCGGTATTTGTAATTGCTCCCGATAAAACCATCAAACTAATTATTACTTACCCAGCCTCAACCGGTCGTAATTTTCAGGAACTATTGCGCGTAATTGATTCTTTACAGTTAACAGCAAATTACAGTGTATCAACCCCTGCTGATTGGAAAGACGGTGATGAAGTAGTAATATCGCCATCTATTAAAAACGAAGATATACCTGCCAAGTTCCCGAAAGGGCATGTTGAAGTTAAACCATATTTACGTTTAACTCCACAGCCTAATAAATAAATTATGTTTATATTATAAAATTTATATATTTGAAACAAATATTTAATCTGCCATTATCTTCTGAATACTAAGCTGTTGCATTTTTTCAGGGCATTATATATTGACTACCTCATAAACTTAGATGATATTTTTTATATTATGAAAACTGGAAAAGTAAAATGGTTTAATACCCAAAAAGGGTATGGCTTTATTGTCACAGAAGAAGGGAAAGACTTATTCGTTCACTTTAAAGATGTTGAAGGTGGCGTAAATGCCATAAAAGATAACGATACAGTTGAGTACGATGTAGAAGATGGCCGCAAAGGCTTACAAGCTGTAAAAGTGAAAAAAGTATAGATTTTATAATATAGGCATAAAAAAACCTCTGCAATCACAGAGGTTTTTTTATGCTTAAAATTTTATATTGCCTTCCCTAAACTCTCTTGGATGGACACGCAACACGACTTTGCTTCAAAAAATACAAAAAACGTTATATTCCTGGTGCTAGTGGCGGCATTAGGCTACTTTGTTGATATATATGATTTGCTGCTTTTTTCAATCGTACGGGTAAAAAGCTTGCATGATATTGGCGTTTCAGATGCTGATATACGTACTAAAGGTGAATTCATCATTAATACACAAATGTTCGGTTTGCTTTTAGGCGGTATTTTGTGGGGCGTAATTGGCGATAAGTTCGGGCGTATCAAAGTATTGTTCGGTTCCATATTATTGTACTCATTAGCCAATTTTGCCAATGGTTTGGTTACAGACTACTATATGTATGCTGTAGTACGGTTAATAGCCGGCATCGGACTGGCAGGCGAGTTGGGCGCAGGGATAACTTTGGTTAGTGAAACCATGAGTAAAGAGAACAGGGGATATGGCACCATGATCGTAGCCGTGGTAGGTTTATTCGGAGCGGTAGCTGCTAATATAGTATCACACTTTGGTTGGCAAAACGCCTACTTTATAGGTGGTGTACTAGGTCTTTTATTACTTCTGCTTCGGGTAGGAACCTTCGAGTCAGGTATGTTTAAACAAGCTGCCCACGAACAGGTTGCCAAAGGCGACTTTCGTATGCTGTTCAACAATAAAAAACGCTTTGTAAAGTATATATGCTGTATATTAATTGGTATGCCTCTTTGGTTTATCGTAGGTATTTTAATAGCTCAATCTCCCGAAATAGGTAATGAACTACATGCTCAGCAAAGCCTTAATGCAGGTACGGGTATTATGTACACCTATATCGGTTTATCTATCGGCGATGTTTTTGCCGGCTTTTTTGCACAGTTTACCAAATCACGTCGCTTAACTATGCTGACGTTTCAGTTAATGTCAATTGTAAGTGTAATATTTTATTTAACTGCCGATCAGATTACCACCGGGCAATTTATTGGCTTGTGCTTGTTTATTGGCTTCTTTGTAGGATATTGGGCAACTTTCGTGACTATTGCTTCTGAACAATTTGGTACCAACTTACGTGCAACTGTAACCACCACCGTGCCCAACTTTGTACGAGGTGCATTAATTCCTATCACTGCCGGCTTTGAGCTGTTGGTGAAATACTTTAGTACACATGGCTATCAGGATAATAGTATCATTATGAGTTCGTACGTTATGATGGGTATTGTTACAATAATTGCCTTGGTTGCTCTTAGCCAGTTGAAGGAAAGTTTTGGCAAGGATTTAAACTATGTTGAAGTAGATGAACCGGACGGAAAAGTAAATGTAGTATCTTAAAGCAAGTATTATCTTAAAGCCACTTCAAATTTGCATTTTTGCGCTGATGATAACTAAAGAACAAGTAGCAGCCGATTATCAAACTATACAAGATGAAATATGCCAAAGTTTAGAAGCTTTGGATGGAAAAGCACATTTCGAAGAAGAAATTTGGGAACGTGAAGGCGGTGGTGGTGGCCGCACACGTATCATACAAAACGGTAACGTACTGGAAAAAGGCGGTGTTAATTTTTCAGCTGTACACGGAAAATTGCCTGATGGCTTGAAAAAAAACTTAAAAGTTGATCAAGATAACTTTTTTGCAACTGGCGTATCTATCGTGATGCATCCTAATCATCCACTGATACCTATCATCCACATGAATATTCGCTATTTTGAAATGCCTTCTTCTATAGCTGGCGGTTCTCCGTTACGCTGGTTTGGCGGAGGTATCGATTTAACGCCTCATTACGTTATTAAAGATGATGCTCGTTTTTTTCATAGTGAACTAAAATCAGTTTGCGACCATTACCATCCTGATTTTTATAAACGCTTTAAAACCTGGGCTGATGATTATTTTTTCATCAAACATCGTGATGAAACACGCGGCGTAGGTGGTATATTTTATGACCGATTGACCGCTAACGAAGACTTAAGTTGGACAGAAATCTTTGAATTTTCTAAAGCAGTCGGTCGTACGTTTGCACCTGTATATTCAGAATTAGTTAACCGAAACCGGCAGTTTGCTTATTCAGCCCGCCAGCAGCAGTGGCAATATCAACGTCGTAGTCGTTATGCTGAATTTAACTTGGTTTATGATGCCGGTACAAAATTTGGCTTGGAGACCAATGGTCGTATAGAATCTATACTGATGAGTTTGCCGCCTACCGCTAAATGGTTGTATAACTACCAACCAGAGCCGGGCAGTGAAGAAGAGAAAACGCTGCAACTACTAAAAAAAGGTATAAATTGGGTTTAAATTATTCAGTAAATCAAATACACTGATTAATTAACTTGTTTGATTTGAGCCGGCGTTACTACTTAGCAATGCTGGCGTTTTTTATTATATCAATTATGAAGATTGTTCCTGCTGTTGGCTTGGTAGCTGCTACTTTTTTGCTGGCATTTGCGCCTAAAAGCAACCTTAAAGGTACTTGGATATATGCCGGAGGGTACTATAACGGCAAGCTAGATTCAGCACCGACCGATTATCAACTGCAAAGAAAATATACCGCATCTAGTTTTGAAGCTTTTGTTGTTGAACAAGGCAGCAAACCGGAAAAATTTCAGGCGGGTGATTATACTTTAACTACAGATAGTTGTTTAGAAACCGAAACCTACAACGCACAATCAACCAAGCTAACTGGTGTTACCTTGCATTATCATTATGAATTCAGAAATGATACGCTGTTTTTGAAAGGCCATTTACCCAGCGGCATGGATGTGCTTGAATATTGGAAAAAGGCCAAGTAGGCAATGCTTTTGTTTTCTAAAAATTAATAAAATAGCTTCTGCTCAATACTGTACTTACCACGCGTAAATGTTGGTAAGTTTAGCTGTAATATGGCTTATTTTTGGTATATTCGCAGGTTACTTTTTACATCAACCTTGTAAACGTTTAGCAAGTTTTTTCTACAAAAATTCTAATTGATGGCTGAAGATAATTCACAACAAAACGACAGAATAATCCCGATAAATATTGATGAAGAAATGCGATCGGCTTACATTGACTACTCAATGTCAGTTATCGTATCCAGAGCCTTGCCCGATGTGCGTGATGGTTTAAAACCTGTACACCGGCGAGTACTATTTGGTATGCTTGATTTGGGTTTAAATAATAACAAACCCTTCAAGAAATCGGCTCGTATAGTAGGTGAGGTGATGGGTAAATATCACCCGCACGGTGACTCGTCGGTATATGATACTATGGTACGTATGGCACAGGATTTCAGCTTACGTTACCCGTTAGTTGATGGTCAGGGTAATTACGGCACTGTTGATGGTGATAGCCCGGCGGCCATGCGTTATACTGAGGCTCGTCTGCAAAAAATTGCAGAAGAGATGTTGGCTGACATCAATAAAGATACTATCGATTATCAGCTCAACTTTGATGATACGCTGGAAGAACCAACCGTTCTGCCAGCTAAAATCCCGAACTTATTAGTAAACGGTGCTTCTGGTATTGCCGTAGGTATGGCTACCAACATGGCGCCACACAACCTGTCGGAAGTAATTGATGCTACAGTAGCGCTGATTGATAATCGGGACATTGAAGTTTCCGAGTTAATGACCTATATCAAAGGTCCGGATTTCCCGACTGGTGGTATTATTTATGGCTACGAAGGTGCTCGTGATGCTTTCGAGACCGGTCGTGGCCGTGTTGTTTTACGCGCTCGTGCGGAGATCGAAACCTTCAACAATGACCGTGAACGGATCATAGTTACCGAAATACCTTATCAAATCAACAAAGCGCAAATGATAGAGCGCACAGCTGATTTGGTGAACGAGAAAAAGCTGGAAGGTATATCTACCATCCGCGATGAATCTAACCGGGAAGGTATCCGTATTGTTTACGAAATAAAACGTGATGCTAATGCGGCTATCGTTTTAAACAATCTGTATAAATATACTGCGCTGCAAACTTCTTTCAGTGTAAACAACATTGCGCTGGTTAATGGCCGGCCTATGCTGCTTAACCTGAAAGATTTAATTCATCACTTTGTTGAGCACCGTCAGGAAGTTATTGTACGCCGAACCAAGTTTGAGCTAGCCGAGGCTGAAAAACGTGCTCATATACTTGAGGGCTTGTTAATAGCCTTAGACCACCTGGATGAAGTAATCCGCTTAATTCGTAGTTCGGCAACACCTGAAGAAGCCCGTGACGGCTTAATGCAGCAGTTCAGCTTAACAGAAATTCAGGCCCGTGCTATTCTGGATATGACGTTGCGCCGCTTAACCGGTCTGGAACGTGATAAGATAAAGGAAGAGTATGCCGAGTTGATGAAGCAGATAGAATACCTGAAATCTATCTTGGCTGATCCGGAACTGCAAATGCGAATCATCAAAGATGAGCTGCTTGAAGTCAAAGAAAAATATGGCGATGAGCGTAAAACCGAAATGGTACACTCAACTGCCGAAATGATGACGGAAGATTTCATTGAAGATGAGGATGTTGTAATTACTATCTCACATGAAGGTTATATCAAACGTACGCCGTTAACTGAATACCGCCGGCAGGGTAGAGGTGGCAAAGGAGCTTTAGGTAGCAATAGCCGTGATGAAGATTTTATTGAGCACTTGCTGGTAGCTTCAAATCACAATTATATGTTGTTCTTCACTGAAGCTGGCCGCTGCTTCTGGTTGAGGGTATTTGAAATTCCGGAAGGAACGCGTACTTCAAAAGGCCGTGCTATTCAGAATATTATTAGTATTCCGAAAGAAGAAAAAATTAAAGCCTACATTAAAGTTAAGAATCTGAAAGATCAGGATTACTTGGATAATAATTTTATTATTATGTGTACCCGTAAAGGTACCATCAAGAAAACTTCCCTTGAGGCTTATTCTCGTCCGCGGGCTAATGGTATCAATGCTATTAACATTAATGATGGCGACACTTTATTAGAAGCAACATTAACTACGGGCAATAGTGAAGTAGTTATGGCGTTAAAGTCAGGTAGGGCTATACGTTTTAATGAAGCTACAGTAAGGCCGATGGGTCGTACTGCAACTGGTGTTCGGGGCATTACCTTAGAAGATGAAAAAGATGAGGTAGTAGGTATGATTGCCATCAATGATGCTGAAACTACTGTACTGGTAGTGTCAGAAAAGGGTTATGGCAAGCGTACTGACATTGAAGATTATCGGGTAACTAACCGTGGCGGTAAAGGTGTTAAAACCATTAACGTGACAGAAAAAACCGGTAAGCTGGTAGCCATAAAAGACGTTACTGATACCGATGACCTCATGATTATCAATCGTTCAGGTATCATCATCCGTATTGCTATGAAGGAATTACGTGTGATGGGCCGTGCTACACAAGGTGTACGTCTGATTTCGTTAAAAGAAGGAGATGAGATTGCATCCGTAGCGAAGATTGAACACAGTGAGGAAGAAGAGTTAGAACAAAAGCTGGAAGAAAATGGTTTAACGACAGATGAAAGCGGTGAAAATTTAGATGACTTTGCACCTGAAGATAATGGTGAGGACGAATCTGCCGCTGACACAGAAATTGAATAAAATATTATGATGAGCCGTAAAATCATCTTATCGGTTTTATTGGTTATGTTTACTGCACCTTTAGCATTCAGCCAAACTGAAGCGCTTAAAGTTGTAGTAAACAACCTGGCTTACTACCGCCAAAAATCAGAACTGAAATATTTAAGTAATGCTAAAAAATCAGTTGATAGCTTAATTAAAACTCGTTCTGATTCAAACAACATGGCTAAAAACGTTTATAAAGCCATTGTTTACTCCAGTATAGCTTATCTTGATTCAACCAATAAGCTAAATCAGCCAGCTAATTTCTTTGACCAAACGGTAGAGCTGGTAAACAAGCTAAGATCACGCAGCACTATTTACAAGTATCAAACCGAAATTGATTATGCTAAGCGCTGCCTGGCTAACGTTTATATACGACATGGCTTTGAGCAACTTAAACAACGCGACTTTGGTAATGCGGTACAATCTTTCCATGATGCACAAACCTACGCTCCAAACTTTGGTCAGTTGAACTCGTATATTGCTTATGCTAATACCAAAAACGGCAACTATCAGGATGCAGTAAAATACTACAATGGCTTATTAACAACTGATAGCGTTAAAACTGAGTATGTTTCTGCAGCAGTAAATATTTATAAGTTGATGGGAGATACTGCTAAAGCACTACAAACCGTACAAAAGGGGTTAAAGTATTTGCCCAATGATAAAGGTTTATTAATGGAAGAAGCTACTATATACAATAACCAGAGAGATTATAAAGGATTGGAGTCCATTCTAAGCAAGCTACTTGAGCAAAATTCGAATAATCCTGATGTTGTATTTTTAGCAGCTAACTGCTATGATCATTTAGAAGATTACGATCGTGCCGAATCCTTATACTTACGGGCGGTTGATTTGAACAATGTAAAATATGCTGCAGTTTTTAACTTAGGTGTTTTGTATTTAAAAGAAACCACGTTAAAACAGTATCAAGATAATGCTGATAAAAACATGAGTAGGGCAGCACAATGGCTGCAAAGGGCTAGTGAAATGGTACCTAGAAACGCAACCACACTGCAATTGCTACAACTTATATATGCCAAAACCGGAAATACTGTACAACTAAATAAAATAAGTAACAAATTGCAACAACTAAATTATTAATAAATCTATGAAAACCAAGTTAGTAATGGCGGGTGTGCTAACCCTGTCCACAGCAACCTTGTTTGCACAAAAGAATGAATTAACTAATGCTCAAAGTGAGTACAGCAAGTACGAGGTATTTAAACAAAATAAAGCTACGCTTGCACAAGGTCAAACCAGTATAAATACAGCTAAAACTTCCATTGATAAAGCTGCTGCTAATGAAAAAACAGCAACTCTACCACAAACTTATGCTTTAAAGGCTGCTATATATAGTGCATTAGCTTATCAGGATACTGTGGCTAGTAGTTCACAGCCGTTATTTGCTGCAGGTGATGAAGCTTACAAAAAAGCTGTTGAAACAGATGCTAAAGGTGAAAACAAACAGCTTATTGCTTCTGCAAAGCAATATTTAGGTTACTATCAGCTTAATGCAGGTGTACGCCAGTATCAAACCAAAAACTATAATGATGCTTATAAAGCTTTCGATTACTATCGTGCTAGCAGTCCGGAAGATACTACAGCTATTTACTATACTGCATTAGCGGCAAACCTTGCTAAAAACTATGATGCTGCCGTAACCAATTATAAAAAATTGGCTACCACCAACTCCAGCAAAAAAGGAGAGGCCTACAACGATATCGTAAACATTTATTTAGCTAAACATGACACTACAGCTGCATTAGCTGCTGCACATGAAGGTATCGAGAAGTTTCCGAACAACAACGATTTACGTTCAACTGAAATACAAATTGGCTTAAACCAAGGTAAACAAACTGAAATAATAGGCCAAATTCAAGAGGCTATTAATAAAGATCCTCAGAACAAAAATTTATATTATTACTCAGGTTTAGCGTATTCAAAAGTTGCTGAGAACGCTGAAAAATCAGCTAAAGCGACTAAAGAACCAGCTAAGAAAGCAACCTTCGTAAAAACTAAAGATGAGAACTTTACACAGGCTGCTGAAATGTACAAAAAAGCACTTCAAATAGATCCGAACTTTGCAGATGCTTCTTTAAACTTAGGATATGTTTTGATGAGCCCAGCTATCTACAAATTACAAGATGCTAATAACTCACGCACCATCAAGCAAACTGAATATGATGCTTTAAAAAACAAGGTTTATGCACAGCTTGACCAAGCTAAACCATACCTGGATAAAGCGGTTGAATTAAACCCAAAATCAGATATTGCATTAACCAACTTAAGAAACTATTACATCATCAAAAATGATAATGCACACGCTGCAGAAATCAAGAAGAGGATAGATGCATTGTAAATAGCAATATAAAGGGATAATCTATTTATCCCTTTATATTTTAAACACTTACTTAACATAATATAAATTATAGGTCAAATATTATAATATTCTAAATAATATATTTTATGTTAAGTAGAACTTGTTTATCAATATCGTACACTGCTGAGTTAAGAGTTTGTAAACAATAAAAAAGGCTTGCCACATATTGTGAGAAAGCCTTTTTTATTAGGGATGATAGTAAATTGATTATCTAGCGTCGCGTTTTATTTTAGCAGCTGTACCACGACCTGGTAAATAAATTTGTAAGCCAAAATTCAAAGTTAAAGTGTTTTGGTAACCTGCATCACCAAAGCCTGCTATGCCATTGTATTTAAGTAAAGTTTCTAAGCCAATGTTCGGTGTTACAAAGTAAGCAAAACCTGGACCAAAGCCAAAATCTAAACCGTTAGTATGGCCGCCTCCATTACTTACATTGATACCGCCAACACCAACGGTAGCTTCACCAAACACACGTCCGTGGCGTAATACAGCTACATCATTACCTGTATAGTAACGGCCGAGTGCACCCACACCATAGTTTACAGTAGTACTGGAATGCTTAGCTGTTTCTATACCTAAGTTTACATAACCACCTAACGCTACATTATCTTGAATAAACCAAGCCGCCTTAGGAGTAATATTAAAATTAAATTCTTTAGAGTTGTCCAATCCCAATCTTATGTCGGCAAAATCGCCTCCTACCAAAACGTTGCCTTTTTGGATTTGCGCATTAGCGGCGAATGCAAAGCTAAAAACTGATACTAAAGTTGCAATAGTAAATCTTTTCATAGTACTTAAAATATAAATTATTAATTAATTATACTTTAAGTACATCAGGATCGTGTTAATGTTTAATCTCATTTTGAATTGTGCAGTGCTCCGCACAGTTTGCTACACAACTTTTAGCTATGCCAATTATTTTAATAAAGAATTTATAGCCTTAGCCGAATCCAGGTGCATTTGCATCTTTGGCAAATTTTCTTTTATAAAATTATCAATAGCGGCACTGGTATTATTACGTGAATCGCTAAACAGTTGCACAACTTTTTCATGGTCCATAACCATCATTTGCATATAAGCTTTATCAAAGGCGGCACCAGACAATTTTGATACACTATCAATTTTCATTTGATGTTCTTGGTTAGGACCTGAAGGTGTATTTACATACTTTTTATTAGCAATTTTGCTCAACTCCTCTCCCGCTTTCATATGGTCGGCAATCATCATTTTTGCAAAGCTAATTACTCGCGGGTTTTGAGATTTAGCTTGAGCCACATTAGCTGCCTTAATTTCGGTATTGCCAGCCTCGGTAGCTTGCTTAATAAAAGCAGCGCCTTCGTCATCTACCAGAGTTTTATCATTGTAGTTTTTTGCTTTTCTGTTATCATGGCAACCTGTAGCTGCTAATGTTAAGGCTAATGCACTCAGACAAATTATGTTTTTCATAATGTTTTAGATGATTTTAGAGGTATTATCTGTCCTGATTAACAATAAAAATCAAGTCTGGTTTACACTATGCCCATAAAACTTATACTAAGTTGCGCCCAGCATTAACAACACCATAAACTGTACGAATAACCAGCTTACTATAAGTATCTTTTAATTCTTTGTCTTCTGTTTGGTTTAATCTATTTAATGCAAAGTGTTGTATAATAACCAGCGGTAGAACAATACGCTCGCGGGTAGCAATTGAACGTTTTTCAATTGGATAATCTTGCATCAGCTCTTTAGTACCGGTGAGCTCTAACAGCAGCGCTTTAGTTAAATCAAATTCTTGTTTTAACATAGTCCAAAAAGTGCCGTATTGCTCGTCTTGCGCCAAATGGGCTGTAATACGGAAATCAGCTTTTGACATAGACATCATACAATTATC
This region includes:
- a CDS encoding tetratricopeptide repeat protein, which translates into the protein MKTKLVMAGVLTLSTATLFAQKNELTNAQSEYSKYEVFKQNKATLAQGQTSINTAKTSIDKAAANEKTATLPQTYALKAAIYSALAYQDTVASSSQPLFAAGDEAYKKAVETDAKGENKQLIASAKQYLGYYQLNAGVRQYQTKNYNDAYKAFDYYRASSPEDTTAIYYTALAANLAKNYDAAVTNYKKLATTNSSKKGEAYNDIVNIYLAKHDTTAALAAAHEGIEKFPNNNDLRSTEIQIGLNQGKQTEIIGQIQEAINKDPQNKNLYYYSGLAYSKVAENAEKSAKATKEPAKKATFVKTKDENFTQAAEMYKKALQIDPNFADASLNLGYVLMSPAIYKLQDANNSRTIKQTEYDALKNKVYAQLDQAKPYLDKAVELNPKSDIALTNLRNYYIIKNDNAHAAEIKKRIDAL
- a CDS encoding tetratricopeptide repeat protein, which codes for MMSRKIILSVLLVMFTAPLAFSQTEALKVVVNNLAYYRQKSELKYLSNAKKSVDSLIKTRSDSNNMAKNVYKAIVYSSIAYLDSTNKLNQPANFFDQTVELVNKLRSRSTIYKYQTEIDYAKRCLANVYIRHGFEQLKQRDFGNAVQSFHDAQTYAPNFGQLNSYIAYANTKNGNYQDAVKYYNGLLTTDSVKTEYVSAAVNIYKLMGDTAKALQTVQKGLKYLPNDKGLLMEEATIYNNQRDYKGLESILSKLLEQNSNNPDVVFLAANCYDHLEDYDRAESLYLRAVDLNNVKYAAVFNLGVLYLKETTLKQYQDNADKNMSRAAQWLQRASEMVPRNATTLQLLQLIYAKTGNTVQLNKISNKLQQLNY
- a CDS encoding DUF4142 domain-containing protein, translating into MKNIICLSALALTLAATGCHDNRKAKNYNDKTLVDDEGAAFIKQATEAGNTEIKAANVAQAKSQNPRVISFAKMMIADHMKAGEELSKIANKKYVNTPSGPNQEHQMKIDSVSKLSGAAFDKAYMQMMVMDHEKVVQLFSDSRNNTSAAIDNFIKENLPKMQMHLDSAKAINSLLK